One stretch of Niallia sp. XMNu-256 DNA includes these proteins:
- the dpaB gene encoding dipicolinate synthase subunit B codes for MSLNGKRIGFGLTGSHCTYDAIFPEIEKLVNAGAEVIPVCTFTVKNTTTRFGKGEDWVNRIEELTGNKIIDSIVAAEPLGPKVPLDCMVIAPLTGASMSKFANALSDSPVLMAAKATLRNQKPVVLGISTNDALGLNGVNLMRLMATKNIYFIPYGQDDPVNKPNSMVARMTMLQETVEAAIAGKQLQPVIVERFKDE; via the coding sequence ATGAGTTTAAATGGAAAACGTATTGGGTTTGGTTTAACAGGCTCTCATTGTACGTATGACGCAATATTTCCTGAAATTGAAAAATTAGTAAATGCAGGGGCAGAAGTCATTCCAGTTTGCACATTTACGGTTAAGAATACAACCACTCGTTTTGGAAAAGGGGAAGACTGGGTCAACCGAATTGAAGAGTTGACAGGGAATAAAATTATCGACTCAATTGTTGCAGCAGAACCACTAGGGCCGAAAGTTCCATTAGACTGTATGGTAATTGCTCCATTAACGGGTGCTTCTATGAGTAAATTTGCCAATGCTTTAAGTGATTCACCTGTGCTAATGGCTGCTAAGGCGACATTAAGAAATCAAAAGCCAGTAGTATTAGGAATTTCTACTAACGATGCATTAGGGTTAAATGGCGTGAATCTAATGCGATTGATGGCAACAAAGAATATCTACTTTATTCCATATGGTCAAGATGATCCGGTCAATAAACCTAATTCAATGGTGGCACGGATGACGATGTTACAAGAAACGGTTGAAGCAGCAATAGCAGGCAAACAACTACAGCCTGTCATCGTTGAACGCTTCAAAGACGAATAA